The region GCATGTAAATGGTCTGAAGGCTAGGCAAAGGGAAGAATTGGGTAGAATGAAAGACTAGGCCAGTTCTCATTTATCTCTTGAGTTTTGTAAACTGAGAATGTGAatttaatattttgcttatttttaaatgttttattactaTGAAAAACTAGCATGAGGCATTAGAATCTAGAATATCAGCTGCTTCATTTGGGACCTGGAGATAATGCTTGAAGGCCTAATGCTCTCTCTAGGTCCCTTTCAGCATTAAGCTCCTAGATGCTGTTGCTTGGCTAGGTTGATGTACATATGCTTTGTGACATGATTCATGCTGTGCCTTTTGTGATACTCTTGGGTAGTTAAAATAATAGGACCTAGGTGAGAGTGCTTCTAGGTGGAGCCACTGTAGAACTGGATTTTAGATGCAGCCAGGGCTGATGCTCAGCTGGTATACACTTGTGTGCTCCTACTGGTGATTTACAGCCAGTGTTCCTTCATTTTGGGCATGCATCCATTCCAACCTGGGTGGTGTCCATGCTGTAGCTGTAATCACATATTTTGGGATGTTATCATTGCTGTATGCAGAAATGAGAAAGACCCCTCCTGAAATTTACTGTAATACATTTATGGTGCATTGATTTATTTGATGTATAGGAATCATCATGTTGATCTTGGAATTCTAAGTTCCCTGGCTGTAGGAAATGGAAATTTTTGTAGTGTGTCACCATTGCTAGCTTATCTGGTGTTGCGGATTTTCCCTGTTGCAGGACTGGGTGAAAGCTTTTTCTGCAGCAGTCATGTTGAAAACCTTGTGTTGACTTTCCTCGTGTTCTGAAATGGGAACATAAAAGTTTACTCCGCCACTTCGTCTTAAAATAGCAAAACATTGCTGTTTTCTGCAGATCTAGGACCTTGTTACAGaactctgccaaaaaaaaaaaaaatgtttacagaagAATGTGCTGTGATTAGAGAAGAATATGCTGGTGTGTAGATTTCAAACTCTCTGGACAATATGAATAACACTGTCTTTGTTTCTACAGTGGGAGCCAAGAAGAAAGGTTTGCTCCCGGGTGGAACAGGGAttatcctcctcctccccttaaGAGTCATGCTCAAGAGAGACACTCTGGCAACTTTCCTGGCAGAGATTCACTTCCCTTTGATTTCCAGGGGCATTCGGGGCCTCCCTTTGCAAATGTAGAGGAGCATTCTTTCAGCTATGGAGCTAGAGACGGACCGCATGGTGACTATCGAGGAGGGGAGGGACCTGGACATGATTTCAGGGGGGGAGATTTTTCATCTTCTGATTTCCAGAGCAGAGAGTCATCACAGTTGGACTTCAGGGGTAGGGACATACATTCTGGGGATTTTCGGGATAGAGAAGGACCACCTATGGACTATAGGGGTGGAGATGGTACTTCTATGGATTATAGAGGTAGGGAGACATCTCACATGAACTACAGAGACAGGGAAGTTCACACCGTTGATTTCAGAGGTAGGGATGCTCCTTCATCTGACTTCAGGGGCCGGGGCACTTATGATTTAGATTTTAGAGGCCGGGATGGATCCCACACAGATTTTAGGGGAAGAGATTTATCAGATTTGGATTTCAGGGCCAGAGATCAGTCCCGTTCTGACTTTAGGAATAGAGATGTGTCTGATTTGGACTTCAGGGACAAAGATGGAACACAGGTGGACTTTAGAGGCCGAGGTTCAGGTACTAGTGATCTAGACTTTAGGGACAGGGATACGCCACATTCAGATTTCAGAGGTAGACATCGGTCCAGGACTGATCAGGATTTTAGGAGCAGGGAGGTGGGACCTTGTATGGAGTTTAAAGATAGGGAGATGCCCTCTGTGGATCCAAATATTTTGGATTACATACAACCCTCTACACAAGATAGAGAACATTCTGGAATGAACGTGAACAAGAGAGAAGAATCCACACATGACCATACAACAGAAAGGCCTGCTTTTGGCATTCAGAAGGGAGAATTTGAACATTCAGAaacaagagaaggagaaaaacaagatgTAGCCTTTGAACATGAGTCTGCATCGGACTTTCAAAACAGCCAAAGTCCACTTCAAGACCAAGACAAGTCACAGCTTTCTGGAGGTGAACAACAGAGTTCAGATGCTGGTGTGTTTAAAGAAGAAGGTGGTCTGGACTTTCTTGGCCGGGAAGACACTGATTACAGAAGCATGGAGTACCGTGATGTGGATCACAGGCTGCCGGGAAGCCAGATATTTGGTTATGGCCAGAGCAAGTCTTTTCCAGAGGGCAAAACTTCCCGAGACACCCAGCGGGACCTTCAGGTGTGTTAACAGAGTAgattgcttttctgtttgttgttgaATCAAGGCTTTTCTGAAGGATAAAGTGTAGAGTCCAGGATCCGTGGTCCTGGGTCTCTCCTTCTATAACCATTAAAAAACGaaatggggacacctggctggctcagtcagcagagtaTGTGACTCTAGATCTCGGGGTTCTAAGTGtcagctccatgttgggtgtagagattacttttaaaaataaaatcttaaaaaaaaatgtatattgaagAATGGAATGTACAtctctagagcagtggttctcagctcaGTTCATACTTTTGGTGTGtctctcttcattttgtttatgctGCTGATTTAAATGCCTTGGGATAATTTAGTTAGAAAGTAtgtctttaggggcgcctgggtggctcagtcattaagcgtctgcctttggctcaggtcatgatcccagggtcctgggatcgagccttgcatcgggcttctccctctcccactccccctgcttgtgttccctctctcgcggtctctctctctctgtcaaataaataaaatcttaaaaaacaaacaaacaaacaaacaatgtcTTTGGGAGTTGGTTCTTTCAATTCTTGTTAGTCAGGCCTTGTGGCTATTAGggtacctttttttctttttaagttttcatttatttaagtaatctctacacccaatgtgggactcgaactcatgaccccgagatcaagagttgcaggctcttctgactgagccagccagtagGTGCATTTT is a window of Zalophus californianus isolate mZalCal1 chromosome 1, mZalCal1.pri.v2, whole genome shotgun sequence DNA encoding:
- the RBM6 gene encoding RNA-binding protein 6 isoform X8; the encoded protein is MWGDSRSANRTGPFRGSQEERFAPGWNRDYPPPPLKSHAQERHSGNFPGRDSLPFDFQGHSGPPFANVEEHSFSYGARDGPHGDYRGGEGPGHDFRGGDFSSSDFQSRESSQLDFRGRDIHSGDFRDREGPPMDYRGGDGTSMDYRGRETSHMNYRDREVHTVDFRGRDAPSSDFRGRGTYDLDFRGRDGSHTDFRGRDLSDLDFRARDQSRSDFRNRDVSDLDFRDKDGTQVDFRGRGSGTSDLDFRDRDTPHSDFRGRHRSRTDQDFRSREVGPCMEFKDREMPSVDPNILDYIQPSTQDREHSGMNVNKREESTHDHTTERPAFGIQKGEFEHSETREGEKQDVAFEHESASDFQNSQSPLQDQDKSQLSGGEQQSSDAGVFKEEGGLDFLGREDTDYRSMEYRDVDHRLPGSQIFGYGQSKSFPEGKTSRDTQRDLQDQDYRTGPNEEKPSKLIRLSGVPENATKEEILNAFRTPDGIPVKDLELKEYNTVLL
- the RBM6 gene encoding RNA-binding protein 6 isoform X6, encoding MWGDSRSANRTGPFRGSQEERFAPGWNRDYPPPPLKSHAQERHSGNFPGRDSLPFDFQGHSGPPFANVEEHSFSYGARDGPHGDYRGGEGPGHDFRGGDFSSSDFQSRESSQLDFRGRDIHSGDFRDREGPPMDYRGGDGTSMDYRGRETSHMNYRDREVHTVDFRGRDAPSSDFRGRGTYDLDFRGRDGSHTDFRGRDLSDLDFRARDQSRSDFRNRDVSDLDFRDKDGTQVDFRGRGSGTSDLDFRDRDTPHSDFRGRHRSRTDQDFRSREVGPCMEFKDREMPSVDPNILDYIQPSTQDREHSGMNVNKREESTHDHTTERPAFGIQKGEFEHSETREGEKQDVAFEHESASDFQNSQSPLQDQDKSQLSGGEQQSSDAGVFKEEGGLDFLGREDTDYRSMEYRDVDHRLPGSQIFGYGQSKSFPEGKTSRDTQRDLQDQDYRTGPNEEKPSKLIRLSGVPENATKEEILNAFRTPDGIPVKDLELKEYNTGYDYGYVCVEFSLLEDAIGCMEANQGTLMIHDKEVTLEYIPGPDFWYCKRCKVSVAGHRSSCSLCKCPREASENIHTSTIRKTTQPVPKVS
- the RBM6 gene encoding RNA-binding protein 6 isoform X7 yields the protein MWGDSRSANRTGPFRGSQEERFAPGWNRDYPPPPLKSHAQERHSGNFPGRDSLPFDFQGHSGPPFANVEEHSFSYGARDGPHGDYRGGEGPGHDFRGGDFSSSDFQSRESSQLDFRGRDIHSGDFRDREGPPMDYRGGDGTSMDYRGRETSHMNYRDREVHTVDFRGRDAPSSDFRGRGTYDLDFRGRDGSHTDFRGRDLSDLDFRARDQSRSDFRNRDVSDLDFRDKDGTQVDFRGRGSGTSDLDFRDRDTPHSDFRGRHRSRTDQDFRSREVGPCMEFKDREMPSVDPNILDYIQPSTQDREHSGMNVNKREESTHDHTTERPAFGIQKGEFEHSETREGEKQDVAFEHESASDFQNSQSPLQDQDKSQLSGGEQQSSDAGVFKEEGGLDFLGREDTDYRSMEYRDVDHRLPGSQIFGYGQSKSFPEGKTSRDTQRDLQDQDYRTGPNEEKPSKLIRLSGVPENATKEEILNAFRTPDGIPVKDLELKEYNTESCMTWPLAI